A genomic stretch from Plasmodium brasilianum strain Bolivian I chromosome 9, whole genome shotgun sequence includes:
- a CDS encoding hypothetical protein (conserved Plasmodium protein), which translates to MLCQQKNKKNIIDLKKKLNNTLVVIGLIIEMILSDDNILEIVSINDIYKTIFYVFRSRYNCILNELELCEEKNEGLLQKGHLLQSEEDKEVEMVRGSELVRDVNTVKNVQVIKDAHGVKNAQVIRNVQMVKEIRLKFSQIFYSPPKRGSELMPISNLRCIKHAIAGCLYMHGKITSSKISLRNVLNNIDYNIYLLNKCAYTTKCVISKEEIQKFTVHINHYEPIIKENIYHEKEESLKMEKLSLYILSFKLSNNIFKYSLLYELMFITRSPFIINKFLFSVFNDVICIPNIKDKYNDIDIVISCILFVNHFFYHINKHCKIVRSPYFMLVKKMYLSQVEKIVNIFILLNPVNNHLSQMKNIISLTKKICNLYSFIY; encoded by the coding sequence ATGCTTTGccaacaaaaaaacaaaaaaaatataattgatttgaaaaaaaagttgaaCAACACCTTAGTTGTTATTGGCCTAATAATAGAAATGATACTTTCAGATGACAACATTTTAGAGATTGTGAGCATTAACGATATTTATAAAAcgatattttatgtatttagaAGTAgatataattgtatattaaatgaacTAGAATTGTGCGAAGAGAAGAACGAGGGCCTATTACAAAAGGGACACCTACTACAAAGCGAGGAAGATAAAGAAGTCGAAATGGTAAGGGGCTCTGAACTAGTAAGGGACGTCAATACGGTAAAAAATGTCCAAGTAATTAAAGATGCCCATGGGGTAAAAAATGCCCAAGTAATTAGAAACGTCCAAATGGTAAAGGAAATTCGGTTAAAATTTtctcaaatattttatagtcCCCCCAAAAGGGGATCAGAATTAATGCCTATATCTAACTTAAGATGCATTAAACATGCAATAGCAGggtgtttatatatgcatgggAAAATAACAAGTTCCAAAATATCGTTAAGGAATGTCTTAAATAACAttgattataatatatatttattaaataagtgCGCATATACTACCAAATGTGTAATATCAAAAGAGGAGATTCAAAAATTTACTGTTCATATAAATCATTATGAACCtattattaaagaaaatatttatcatgaaaaagaagaaagtctaaaaatggaaaaacttagtttatatatattatcttttaaattatcaaataatattttcaaatattctCTACTGTATGAATTAATGTTTATTACAAGGTCCccatttataataaataaatttcttttttcagtttttaatgatgttatatgtattccaaatataaaagataaatataacgATATTGACATTGTTATCTCTTGCATCCTATTTGtcaatcattttttttatcacatTAATAAACATTGTAAAATAGTCAGATCTCCGTATTTTATGCTAGTCAAAAAGATGTACCTTTCTCAAGTCgaaaaaattgttaacatatttattctGCTAAATCCAGTTAATAATCATTTATctcaaatgaaaaatattatttctctTACCAAGAAAATTTGTAATTTGTACTCCTTTATCTATTAA
- a CDS encoding hypothetical protein (conserved Plasmodium protein) encodes MLNYSNDGNINEYKKEKLNYLKKQKGKGENKEKEEEYEKSDDSDKQIMVVNRKIKSQIFFEPHNKKNIKDMNNKMIIKKKKTIICHEPIGDFKHNKSKQIGNMLTKNTSNPSNFKNAEKVLQKSRTSLIVKQNKIMNKSGINDNIKMEENIRNKNNLQNNVEAHDKQENDTIGKKTDESDKCVDLHFSSEIMNSKCANYCILETNAIADAHSDRIKYNDPNDMTEGKIIGDKDDNSHYNKEINKIQSHNRANQNDNSNDFCSYEIASQYVLQECKKTRREVCEEVYDKEHEEWYAYTNDKKQHNHYHYDYIDEKVEEKRFHMNNNYIYKKNKNNYVDREKEYTFIDKTNENTDSVIKYEEFELDEINKELEQIVEEENRIQEKLIYLTNKELDIVIKRRQRAHNIYLNKMENSCKKDCSDEYTC; translated from the coding sequence ATGTTAAACTATAGTAACGATggaaatattaatgaatataaaaaggaaaaattaaattactTAAAGAAACAGAAAGGGAAGGGGGAAAATAAGGAGAAGGAGgaagaatatgaaaaaagcgATGATTCGGATAAACAGATAATGGTTGTAAACAGAAAGATAAAATCCCAAATATTCTTCGAGCCgcataataagaaaaacataaaggatatgaataataagatgataattaaaaaaaaaaagacgatTATTTGTCATGAACCAATTGGCGATTTTAAGCATAATAAAAGTAAGCAAATAGGGAATATGTTGACAAAAAATACTTCAAATCCctctaattttaaaaatgcagAAAAAGTATTACAAAAAAGTCGTACCTCCTTAATagttaaacaaaataaaatcatgAACAAGTCAGGAATAAAtgacaatataaaaatggagGAGAATAtcagaaataaaaacaacTTACAAAATAATGTTGAAGCGCATGATAAACAAGAAAACGATACcataggaaaaaaaacagaTGAGAGCGATAAATGCGTGGACTTACACTTTTCCAGtgaaattatgaacagtAAATGTGCTAATTATTGCATCCTGGAGACAAACGCAATAGCTGATGCACATTCcgatagaataaaatataatgaccCAAATGATATGACGGAAGGTAAAATAATCGGTGATAAGGATGACAATAGTcattataataaagaaataaataaaatacagaGCCACAATAGAGCCAATCAAAACGATAACTCAAATGACTTTTGTTCATACGAAATAGCTAGCCAGTATGTATTACAAGAATGCAAAAAAACACGTAGAGAAGTATGTGAAGAAGTATACGACAAAGAACATGAAGAATGGTATGCATACACTAATGACAAAAAACAACATAACCATTATCATTACGACTACATTGATGAAAAGGTAGAGGAAAAAAGATTTCATATgaacaataattatatttataagaaaaataaaaataattatgttgATAGGGAAAAAGAGTATACTTTTATAGACAAGACAAACGAAAACACCGATTCGGtcataaaatatgaagaattcGAATTAGACGAAATAAATAAGGAGTTAGAACAAATTGTTGAAGAAGAAAATCGTAtacaagaaaaattaatttatttaaccAATAAAGAACTGGACATAGTTATTAAAAGAAGGCAACGAgcgcataatatatatcttaataAAATGGAGAATAGTTGCAAAAAGGATTGCTCCGACGAATATACGTGTTGA
- a CDS encoding glycerol-3-phosphate dehydrogenase — MLKNYALYVTLFSHLVTCFSGNQTLNGHKTTLIGNVKSNIPLKVSIIGSGSWGTVISKIVSENTQNSKIFHPLVRIYVNEEIVDNEKLSSIINEKKENVKYMKGMKLPDNIVAVSDMKDVIEDADLLVFVVPHQYLENILNEITKNKNLKKQAKAISLMKGIQINNSKPMLLSDIIQKKLNIECSALSGSNIAEKKKHNNYLYQELSRENFSESTIGFENIETVEIWQELFDRTYFKINCIQDKPGVETCGALKNVVALGVGFLDAFMNSYNTKSAIIRIGLDEMKKFAKLFFPDVLDDTFLDSCGLADLITTCLGGRNLKCAREFVIRNGKDSWERIEVELLNGQKLQGIYTAKEVYNVLEQHKLKKEFPLFSAIYEIAFGHKNPSTIIDVLSTKKLRHIKYKK; from the exons ATGCTGAAAAATTACGCTCTTTATGTCACCCTTTTTTCTCACTTAGTTACATGCTTTTCAGGCAACCAAACACTGAATGGCCATAAAACCACGTTAATCGGAAATGTTAAAAGTAATATACCTTTAAAg GTATCTATTATTGGTAGTGGCAGTTGGGGAACAGTCATATCAAAGATTGTCAGTGAAAATACCCAGAATTCAAAAATCTTTCACCCACTT GTTAGGATATACGTGAACGAGGAAATTGTGGATAATGAAAAGTTAAGTAGTatcataaatgaaaaaaaagaaaatgtaaaatacatGAAGGGAATGAAATTACCAGATAACATTGTTGCTGTTTCTGACATGAAAGATGTGATAGAAGACGCAGATTTGCTTGTTTTTGTTGTTCCTCATCAGTATTTAGAA AACATATTAAacgaaataacgaaaaaCAAAAACCTTAAAAAACAAGCAAAAGCAATAAGTTTAATGAAAggaatacaaataaataactcGAAACCTATGTTACTATCAGacattattcaaaaaaaattaaatattgaaTGCTCCGCGTTGTCAGGATCAAACATCGCAGAA aaaaaaaaacataacaattatttatatcagGAATTGTCAAGGGAAAATTTTAGCGAAAGTACAATAGGGtttgaaaatattgaaaCGGTTGAAATATGGCAAGAGTTATTTGACAGAACGTACTTCAAAATTAACTGCATACAAGACAAACCGGGGGTGGAG ACATGCGGAGCGCTAAAAAATGTCGTAGCTTTAGGCGTTGGATTTTTAGATGCTTTCATGAATAGTTATAACACAAAATCTGCTATTATCAGAATTGGGCTAGACGAGATGAAAAAATTCgctaaattattttttccagaTGTTCTAGAC GATACATTTCTAGATAGCTGCGGTTTAGCTGATCTTATCACAACTTGCCTTGGTGGACGAAACTTAAAATGTGCAAGAGAGTTTGTCATACGAAATGGGAAAGATTCGTGGGAACGTATTGAAGTTGAACTATTAAACGGGCAAAAACTTCAG GGAATATACACGGCAAAAGAAGTATATAATGTTTTGGAGCAgcacaaattaaaaaaagaatttccTTTATTCAGCGCAATTTATGAGATAGCGTTTGGACATAAAAACCCATCTACTATAATTGATGTTCtttcaacaaaaaaattaagacatattaaatataagaaatga